From the genome of Anaerolineae bacterium, one region includes:
- a CDS encoding glycerate kinase yields the protein MNSKIKNITQMRKDAEEIFYSGLQAVEPGAAVKRYCRLENNHLFIADLRYDLSKYKNIFVIGAGKATAPMAAEIENILGDRFTKGIVNVKYGHTGKLGRIKLIEAGHPVPDKNGQQGAEAIIDLANNAGRDDLVLCLISGGGSALLPLPLPGITLKDKQDTIKILLSCGASIHEINALRKHISMIKGGRLAQAAYPASLVSLILSDVVGDNLDVIASGPTVPDSSGFDDCMKIIEKYKIQKKLPISVVRHIKNGISGRVPETPKPGDPVFEKAQNIIIGSNIEAISAAKKKSETLGYNTIILSSMIEGDTTHVAHVHSTIVREIIKTGNPIKSPACIISGGETTVTVKGKGLGGRNQEFALAAAIDIAATKNIVILSGGTDGTDGPTDAAGAIADTNTLSRAMAMGLNPGYFLADNDSYHFFQKLGDLLITGPTNTNVMDLRIILAGISHFN from the coding sequence ATGAACTCTAAAATAAAAAATATTACTCAGATGAGAAAAGATGCTGAAGAAATCTTTTATTCGGGCCTGCAGGCTGTCGAGCCGGGCGCTGCTGTAAAGAGATATTGCAGGCTTGAAAACAACCATCTTTTTATCGCTGATTTGCGTTACGATCTTTCCAAATATAAAAATATCTTTGTAATCGGGGCTGGAAAAGCAACAGCCCCCATGGCTGCAGAGATAGAAAACATTCTTGGAGACAGGTTTACAAAAGGGATCGTCAATGTCAAATATGGGCACACAGGCAAACTTGGCCGAATCAAACTGATAGAGGCAGGACACCCTGTTCCGGATAAAAACGGGCAACAGGGCGCAGAAGCTATTATTGATCTTGCAAACAATGCAGGCAGGGATGACCTGGTTTTATGTCTTATTTCAGGCGGCGGTTCCGCCCTGCTTCCCCTTCCCTTGCCGGGCATCACATTAAAAGACAAACAGGATACAATAAAAATACTTCTTTCCTGCGGAGCGTCTATACACGAAATTAATGCGTTAAGAAAGCATATCTCCATGATAAAAGGGGGAAGGCTGGCTCAAGCTGCCTACCCTGCTTCGCTCGTATCGCTGATACTTTCAGATGTTGTCGGTGATAATCTGGATGTTATCGCATCAGGGCCCACCGTCCCGGATTCAAGCGGTTTCGACGATTGCATGAAAATTATTGAAAAATATAAAATTCAGAAAAAATTACCCATATCTGTTGTAAGACATATAAAGAACGGAATTTCGGGCAGGGTCCCGGAAACACCGAAGCCGGGCGATCCGGTCTTTGAAAAAGCACAGAATATAATTATAGGCAGCAATATTGAAGCCATATCAGCGGCAAAGAAAAAATCTGAAACCCTTGGCTATAACACCATCATTCTTTCCTCGATGATCGAAGGTGACACAACCCATGTAGCGCATGTTCACAGCACCATAGTTAGAGAAATTATTAAAACAGGCAATCCAATAAAGTCGCCCGCGTGCATTATTTCAGGCGGAGAAACCACAGTAACTGTCAAGGGGAAAGGGCTTGGGGGAAGAAATCAGGAATTCGCGCTGGCCGCGGCTATTGATATTGCCGCCACAAAAAATATTGTCATTCTGAGCGGAGGCACAGACGGCACAGACGGACCCACAGATGCCGCAGGAGCAATAGCTGATACAAATACCTTATCAAGAGCCATGGCCATGGGGCTTAATCCCGGCTATTTTCTGGCAGACAACGACTCTTATCATTTTTTTCAAAAACTTGGGGACCTGCTGATAACCGGCCCGACAAACACAAATGTTATGGATTTAAGGATAATTCTGGCCGGCATTTCTCATTTCAACTGA
- a CDS encoding M48 family metallopeptidase, translated as MNFIAVIILVAIVSEFILHFWADCLNLKELRAEVPEAFHGLYDKDRYKKSQKYLRANTHFGWIASVFDITVLLIFWFGKGFPFLDQWARSLDYGSITTGLIYIGILLFIKAILSLPLSIYSTFVIEERFGFNKTTWLTFFLDIIKGLILSILLGGPLLAGILIFFEYAGANAWWYCWIGVTLFMLILQFIAPSWIMPLFNKFNPLKDGELKNSIMAYAHSIDFPLKNIFVMDGSRRSSKSNAFFTGFGKNKRIALFDTIIDSLTVNELVAVLAHEMGHYKKKHIFQAIIIGILQAGLMLFLLSLFVSFQELFDAFYMDKISVYTGLIFFGMLYSPIDFFIGIFKHMHSRKNEYEADRFAAKTTGNPVSMADALKKLSVSNLSNLMPHPFYVFLNYSHPPVLKRIKTILKI; from the coding sequence ATGAACTTTATCGCTGTAATCATTCTTGTTGCCATTGTTAGCGAATTCATACTGCACTTCTGGGCTGATTGTTTAAACCTTAAAGAATTGCGGGCTGAAGTTCCTGAAGCATTTCATGGCCTGTATGATAAAGATCGTTATAAAAAATCCCAAAAATATCTGCGGGCAAACACCCATTTCGGATGGATTGCATCCGTGTTTGATATCACCGTGCTTCTCATATTCTGGTTCGGAAAGGGGTTTCCCTTTCTGGATCAATGGGCGCGATCGTTGGACTATGGATCTATTACCACCGGCCTGATATACATAGGTATCCTGCTGTTTATCAAAGCTATTTTGTCTCTGCCTTTAAGTATTTACTCAACCTTTGTAATTGAGGAGCGTTTTGGTTTCAATAAAACCACCTGGCTCACGTTTTTCCTGGATATAATCAAGGGATTGATACTTTCGATACTGCTTGGGGGGCCGCTTCTGGCCGGGATACTGATCTTTTTTGAATATGCCGGAGCCAATGCATGGTGGTATTGCTGGATAGGTGTCACCCTTTTTATGCTGATACTGCAGTTTATAGCGCCTTCATGGATTATGCCTCTGTTTAATAAGTTCAATCCGCTGAAAGATGGGGAGCTCAAGAACAGTATAATGGCTTACGCGCATTCTATAGATTTTCCGCTCAAAAACATCTTTGTCATGGATGGTTCGCGACGTTCAAGCAAATCAAATGCTTTTTTTACAGGTTTTGGCAAAAATAAACGGATTGCTCTCTTTGACACGATAATAGACAGTTTAACTGTAAATGAACTGGTGGCGGTGCTTGCCCATGAAATGGGACATTACAAGAAAAAGCATATTTTCCAGGCCATTATTATCGGGATATTGCAGGCAGGGCTGATGCTTTTTCTCCTGTCTTTGTTTGTTTCCTTTCAGGAGCTTTTTGACGCTTTTTACATGGATAAGATATCTGTATATACGGGGCTGATTTTCTTTGGTATGCTGTATTCACCAATCGACTTTTTTATCGGGATCTTTAAACATATGCATTCACGCAAAAACGAGTATGAAGCCGACAGGTTTGCCGCCAAAACAACCGGAAACCCTGTCTCTATGGCCGATGCTCTTAAAAAGCTCTCGGTCAGCAATCTCTCTAATCTAATGCCGCACCCTTTTTATGTGTTTCTAAACTATTCTCATCCGCCTGTTTTAAAGCGGATAAAAACTATTTTAAAAATTTAG
- a CDS encoding type II toxin-antitoxin system Phd/YefM family antitoxin: protein MHITTDIKPVTYLKSKAADLLNQINDTHRPVIITQNGEPRAVLQDPESYENMRNAIGILKALSQGESDIKNGKIKSQEEVFKGIESSLKDKLK, encoded by the coding sequence ATGCATATTACAACTGATATAAAACCGGTTACATACCTAAAATCAAAAGCAGCCGATTTGTTAAATCAAATAAACGATACCCATCGCCCTGTTATTATAACCCAAAACGGTGAACCGCGCGCTGTTCTTCAAGACCCTGAAAGTTATGAGAATATGCGCAATGCAATCGGAATATTAAAGGCTCTTTCCCAGGGCGAATCAGATATTAAAAATGGAAAAATTAAATCTCAAGAGGAAGTATTCAAAGGAATAGAAAGCTCACTGAAAGATAAGCTTAAATGA
- a CDS encoding type II toxin-antitoxin system RelE/ParE family toxin — protein MNRSYEIAWARVAENDLKEIIDYIAIDSPANALKIFQRIKKKASGLYTMPERCRIVPELKDQGILQYRELIVPPWRIIFRIAEIKIYVLSVLDSRRNIEDVLFKRLINIK, from the coding sequence ATGAATCGAAGTTATGAAATTGCATGGGCGCGTGTCGCAGAAAACGATTTAAAAGAGATAATTGATTATATCGCAATCGATAGCCCGGCCAATGCATTAAAAATTTTCCAAAGAATCAAAAAAAAAGCATCAGGTCTATATACTATGCCTGAAAGATGCCGAATAGTTCCTGAGCTTAAGGACCAGGGTATTTTGCAGTATCGAGAATTAATTGTACCACCCTGGAGAATTATTTTTAGAATAGCAGAAATAAAAATTTACGTTTTATCTGTTCTGGATTCAAGACGAAACATCGAGGATGTTCTGTTTAAAAGACTAATTAATATTAAATAA
- a CDS encoding P-loop NTPase, giving the protein MTKQKKAENTKKIWAIGGGKGGIGKSLFTVNMGVGLANMGKKVIVLDSDLGGANLHTLLGIKFVKYNLNDYINKTCELEQTILPTSINNLWLISGANGILGSANPSYFQKMKTIQCFNQLEADYILVDLGAGSSYNVLDFLNSADEKIVIFSPEPTSIQNVYGFLKSAIYRKLIRTFKENKPVMDTIKKAIDPKNERKVSTMNELSKRVYEIDQDGHNIFIQTVKNYRPNTIINMLKNKGEQNIALGLNLTAKKFLNLDMNYLGCLESDDIVSESVKAMTPFMKMNPDASVSNSINKIIQKLV; this is encoded by the coding sequence ATGACAAAACAAAAAAAGGCTGAGAACACAAAAAAAATCTGGGCTATCGGCGGAGGAAAAGGTGGTATCGGGAAATCACTTTTTACAGTCAACATGGGAGTTGGCCTTGCAAACATGGGGAAGAAAGTGATTGTACTCGATTCCGATCTTGGGGGGGCCAACCTGCATACCCTGCTCGGAATAAAATTTGTTAAATATAATCTCAATGACTACATAAATAAAACCTGTGAATTAGAACAAACGATTCTTCCCACTTCGATTAATAACCTTTGGTTGATTAGTGGGGCAAATGGTATTCTGGGATCAGCAAATCCCAGTTATTTTCAAAAAATGAAAACGATCCAATGCTTTAATCAGCTTGAAGCTGACTACATCCTGGTTGATCTCGGAGCTGGCTCATCCTACAATGTTCTGGATTTTTTAAACTCGGCAGATGAGAAAATTGTAATTTTCAGTCCGGAACCCACAAGCATTCAAAATGTATATGGGTTTTTAAAGAGTGCTATCTATAGAAAACTGATCAGAACGTTTAAAGAGAATAAGCCTGTAATGGATACAATTAAAAAGGCAATTGATCCTAAAAATGAAAGAAAAGTGTCCACCATGAATGAGCTTTCCAAAAGAGTTTATGAGATTGATCAAGACGGGCACAATATTTTTATACAAACCGTAAAGAATTATCGTCCCAATACGATAATCAATATGCTGAAGAATAAGGGAGAACAAAATATAGCTCTTGGTTTGAATCTGACGGCCAAAAAATTTCTTAACCTGGATATGAATTATCTGGGATGTTTAGAATCTGATGACATTGTTTCAGAATCGGTAAAAGCCATGACACCATTTATGAAAATGAACCCGGATGCTAGTGTGAGCAATTCCATAAATAAAATTATCCAGAAGCTTGTTTAA